The Thunnus maccoyii chromosome 15, fThuMac1.1, whole genome shotgun sequence DNA segment gttttaTCCTTATAAATAATGTATGATGTTGTAAATAGAGTAAACCATTACTAAAATATGGTTAATGTAATATACCAAAATAATCAATATAGGTTaatacattgtgtgtgtttggtttcttGGCCCTGTGTTGTGTGCTCTAGTCCTGCATGCTGGGAGAGGGTGTGCTCATAAGGGTCCTTATCAAACATAAAGCCAAAAGCCCATGGTCCATGCAAACTGTCCAtgagaaaacaaaggtgaacCGCGAAAATATCACCCAAAATGTCATCATGTTCCCAGATGTCAGTAATTAACTTGAGTGTATTCAGTATTATCATGGCTGATACTGTAGAACTGATGACCAGAGCTctgaaaataagacccaagctGAAATAAACTAGAATTACCTTTTAACTAGAATTACTTCCTCTACACATAAAACCAACATAGACATTACTCTGCATAAGTATTAAgatgtaacatactgtatatcactaCCATGCATTGCATTTGGAGTATGGGACTTCAGCTGAGGAAAAAGTCCTATTTTATATACTATTTGCATTTGTCAAGAGCTGTTAGCACTTTATGGGCTCAGGAGTCCAGGTAGTTTGATTCAAAATTGATTGCACAGTGAAAACAATTCCCCGTCCTCCTGCATCCTTCTATCTCTCCTCCACTGAGTTGTACACACTGTGTCCTGGAAACAGGCAAACCCTTTTTAACATTGAGATACGAGTTGATTTCTCGCATCGCTGCCAACCCAAACTGTGGAAGTAAATAGCCTGTCAAATTGCTTCGCTCATCTGTGACAGTGTAGGGTCTGTGTATTGTTCCTCTTTttcaattatataaaacatctgCCAAATCCACCCGAGCAAAGAGTATAACCTCTGGGTATCAATATTCCACTGAAGATTGAGAACAAGCTCACGTTTTGGAAGATCCTTGCTGTGAAATACTGTAGCTCCAAATGGTCTGGGGATTGGTTTCTGGAAgacaaactgaatttaaaaccaaaaatatagTGCAGTTTTAAAATCCAGGGTAAAGATCATTACTCCTTggctgtcagtgtgtctgtatCCAGGAGTATTCTCGGGACTGTGAAGCTGAAGCAGCCGTCACTGGAAAGGCCCCGAGCCAAAACTCTTATCCCACTGAGAACACTGCTGCTCTAACTGGTCCAGCAGTTTGTCCACTGAGTCCTCTTTGTTCTCCAGTTTCAGGTACCGTCTCCCGCTGCCCAGGTCTAGCCGAGGCCAGCTTCGATGAGTCTGCTCCTCCACTGCATCCACAACCTGCCCAGGAATGTTCACACAGACCTGTGAACTGGGCTCTCTCCTTGTGACTGCTGACTGATTTGTTCGACCTTCCTGTCCAGGAGTGTGGAGGCCTTTCTCCAGACGTACTGCAGTTTGGGCTATGTAAGGGTTAGTCCTGTAGCTCATGCTGTGGCAGCGCCTTGGCTGAGCAGCTGGGATATCCACCTCATCCACCCCCAGGGTGGACATGGAGCTGGCAGACACCAGGCAGTTGTTGAGATTGATGAGCAGGGCAGGCTGGGGGTTGAAGTTGGCACTGCCCCCATGCTCAGCACCAGACTGTCCGTTAAAGTCTGTCTGGCTGGAGTTACATGAGTTGGTATGGATGGAAGGCGGAGGCTCTGACTCCTGGTGGTGCAGGGCTTCTGTCTGGAGGACAGCTTGCTGGTAGATGCCCTCCATGCTGTCCTCCTGGTCACTGGGCTGTCTGGTCTGGAGCAGGGGCTCAGAGCTGGCCAGCTGCTGCAAACAGAGGATGTTGAGGTGGGCAGCTGGTAAACTGCTCACCCACTGGTAGTGTTTGGCCATGGAGTTGGCTGCTGCTATTTCTTTAAGGTCCGCTGAGGGCACAGCGGCGGACACAGAACAGATAACACTGCGCATCTGAGCCAGCAGCATCTGAGTCTCTCTGTCCCTGTTCTCGTACAGGACTGTGTTGGCacagatgaggatgaagagTCCCACCCCCATGATGACGGGACCCAGCAGCTTCATCCGCTCGCTGTGGATTAGGCTGGCTGTGGACAGGAGGCCTTTAGCACCAAGACTCCAGCCTGAAGATTGCGACTCCCCTCCAGTGGCTCCCAGAATGGACGACCTTGAAATCCGGTAGGGCCAATATCCTGCCACAGCTAGAGCAGTGCCAACAACCACCACAACGACCCCTAGCACCAGGAAGGCTCCAGGCATGGAGCGGATACGAAGCTTGCCTTGAACAACCCCGTCCTTCTTCTTTCTGCCTCGTAAGGTGAAGCGAGACTTCCGCCGGCGGGAGGGTGAAGATGGTGTAACGCCTCGGGTTTTCATGGCACCGATCAGTCCAGAGCTTTTGCTCCTGGTCACACCCTGTCAGAGGACTGTGGGAGTGGAGGAATCTCAGagttaatacaaaaataatgatttaagtTTACATCCACTCATTCAAATACATATGAAATAGTTGGCTTACTGGTATAAGGATGATCACAgcaattatttcatttttttatcaataataatCTATTTCCAATCAAATGAGTCAATTGCAAGCCAGTGTTGAATACATTTGAAGTAATAGTAGAGAAACACTCCATTTATTGGCTTTTTTTCTGAGTGAGATGTTCAGAtggatatcaatctcatgtctgtgtgttcagtatcgagctgcagctcctcaagtTATTACCTTGTGTTTTGTGACAAAATCATCTCAATTAAGAAGCTTTCTTTCAACCATCATCTACCATGAGATGCAGTCCACAGACAGACCTGTTATCCTACTGTAATATACTATATGTGAAGTACGTATGTCATACACCATACTGcctttgtttcatttatgtattcattttaatttaagtgTGGCAAGAACTTCTTATGTAAGAAGCCTTATGTCCACTTGTGTGAAACTTAGGGTAGACTggtatcccagcatgcatttcaCAACAAACAGTGGTGATGGGAGAGGACAAACAGCCTAACCCACAACTGTTATATTATTTGAACAGTCTCTGACCTCTGGTGATTAACTGGTGCCACAGGTGTCTCTGTAGCATTTCACATAtagtagtatatacagtattcgCTTTTGGGAGACAAACTTTGCTCTCAGAGTTGAAATCTATTTGTTGCTGTCAGATTGGTGTGTCTGAAGGTAAAGTTCAGGTTCATGCTTCATAATGAGCAGTGAACAATGATATCCAATAATGCTATtattatgaaaatgaatgatgaaataacatttcttAATGAGCTGTAATAATGAAtcttatttatttcacaaagtGGTGTATTATTTACACAATGTAATATgagtatttcatttttatttatttagtattgAACATTTTGGGTTTCCATATGGAAAAATTTTCCAATTGATAAATGGACTGCATACTTAAAATTTAAATCTTCATTTCTCACCTAAAAATTCTCAAAATTACATTTGGTTGCACACAGTTGTGGacagtaactaagtacatttactcaagtactgtacttaagtacaattttgaggtacttgtactttacttgaatatttccatttgatgctactttatatttccactccactacatttcagtctggaaatattgtactttctactccactacatttatttgacagctttaataACTTTACAGATGAagattttgattgttttgaagTTACCTTTCAAGATCAGACATAACTTCTGTTAAAAGGGTAGGCATTATAAGCAGCTGCTTCAGCATTTTTTTCagactgcaggaaaaaaaattaagttggtttattgtgctgttttgagCTGCTCTATTTAATTATCTGTCTctttttacatgtttatgtatatataaaaaacaaatttgtatGTGCAGAGTATAATCTCTGTGTATCAATAAATTCTAAAggtttgacacaatggataatataacaagcttttaaaatacaacacattgttaaagatgaaaccagtggtttccaacctttttggcttttgacgtgttacaaaaagcagtgtgtagtcggggtcacatttcacatgtctatgagttgttaacagctccaccaaatagtgatttttccctctaaacttctcacatgctttcatttcaataaatgttcaaatgatccaatatttcagcaaaaatgaaagattagagaaaagtccaaaaaaagaaaatttgaactttgttttttcttctttcctctcccattaatcatctcacgacccctcagatttatctggtaaccctttggaggggcccgacccctaggttgggaaccactggactaaactagctaactgtatataacgtAGTTCAAACAGTAatatgctgcttacacactgatgcttcagtattaatactGTCAATCAATtgaataatacaataatatattttaattgtaatatttattatatatcagTCACAAGGGACAATTTTGTGGAAAACAGGTACTTTCagtaaatttagctgataatacttctgtacttttacttaaataggattttaaaggtaggacttttacttgtaatgagtatttttatatacagtagtgGTATTAGTACTTTGTAAAGGATatgaatacttcctccaccactggtTGCACAGTAACAGTTGTAAAAGATGATAAAAGTCATACAACACCACTGTTtgttgcaaaataaatgttggGATATTTGTCTACCCCAAGGTCACATGCACAAGTCAGCTCCAGAGCATCCAAGATGAAATAGGGCAAAGCAAGAACTGATGACGTTTCACAAGAAAAGATGGGAACACAGATTTGAGAAAGGCCTTTTGTGATAGAGATGACAGCGACTTGGAAATGGCTTTGCTAAATCCACAGCATCCTGACACAGAAGCATACTGGCTTTAGTGTAGATACAACCAAATACTTTCCTTCTGAAATGCATTTCATCTGTCATCATGATGGAGACATTACACATGAGTGGACGCCTGGAATCCAGCCTTATTTAGCGCACTTAAAACTTACTTTACTCAGTGGTTGTTTACCATGCACATATAATGTTAATCACTGCTGAAAATAATTAGAGTAAAACTCCTCGAACTGTTCCAAACCTTCAATGTCTGTGGGGAGCTTGTAAattcagcaaggtagaaaacaAAAGCTGAGAAATACTGTGCTGTTCTTCTTGAGTTCCCACATGGTCATAAACAAAGTGGAGTGAAATGGAAAAACTGCTTCAAAGGCTCTCACTGCAATTACTGTAAGGTCCTGAACATGTAACCACAAGTGTAAAAAGTTCTCACCGTGCTTTCTGACAAATAGCTCACTGCTAGCTcatttctccttcttctttgtGTAAATATTCATGTATAGATGGGACCAGGCCTCATCACACTTCTTTGTGCTCTTTAAGTTGGACTCattcataaaatattatatgGGACACAACAAATTGAGCGATAGTAAAACTATCTTTAACTAAATAATTTCTTTGGAGACTGACTACCCCAAGAGAAACAACAGGATCAGTCATTAATGCAAGTGCCCCAAAATGACAAATCCAGTATTTAACTGACAGCACCCAAGCAGCTGTAGAAATTATGACAAAGGAGGAAACCAGGTGACGTTATTATCTAACAACAAAGTTCATGCAGGGAGGAGGTcaggtggatggatgggtcaacaaacCATTAGATCTTAACATGAGAGACcagtgtttgtttcctgtttccaaccacaagtcAAACCATAACCACAGCGTTGACACATcctaaaatgattcatttttccACAGtgatttttaatagttttggaaggcacagagAAAGGATGTCCTGTCAATAATTGCTGATAGAGACATCATGGACCAAccatgtattttgttgtttaatttggagggcttgttgtttctttgtcatggtatgttttttttccaacagtgaCTAGTTATTTCCCATAAAGactataaaaacaacataaatcttCCTATTTAAGTACAGCCCTAATGACTAATTAGTTCACTTATCAGTAGAAATCTCATGAAAACAGTGGAATGAATTGAGCAGATgttgaaaaaaaagctttgccTTATGCAGCCAGTGTTGGGCTGGGTGTCtttccaaacatttttgatacCAGTGCCAATACAATACCTGATACTCAAAAACTGTACTTTTTAAGTACTGTAGTTTGGGCCTGGAAGCCtgttttaactctttttttatcATGTAACAAAATATGCCAAACTTCATCTAAAACAATATAGTCTTAAAGCTGTActgttcaatatttttatgtcaacAAATAACTACTGCATAGAAAATGATCACAAACTCTGTAGTTCTCCTCAGCTACAAGGagtattttattctttttagcagcagcagctgttttcagtgacaactctctgataaacccactgtacactacctgctcaacacCAGCAGATAGACACAGTTagaaactagctggtgaacatagcatttagcagctaaagtgccagatatttccctccggagttggtggagaccaaaacagagctaaaagagtgTGGACTTACATTCCCTAGGTGAACAGAAAcccaactccaaatgaatgataatgtcactctgtgtgtaaataaatgtctttgAGAAATTGTGTGAACtaatctgcacatttttttatatttgtccaGGCATAAAACTGGCTTTCTAACACATCCActggtcacatgatgacaactgagcaaattcaatctgctgatgaagactgagAACCTGTTGAAAGCTCctaaaaagatgaataaatcaaTCTCAAGTcaagattattttctcaaactaCTATTCCCAAATAAACAGTCCAATTTAAATTGCAAAGGTTTAAAGTATATCAGActtcattcaaatcattttggACCACCCTCTATGTCcttgaaaacagaaaagcacaGTCAATATATTCAAAAGCCAAACTCAAATTCACTTTGACCAGTGTGTAATGACTGAGCAGGAGCATGTACAGAAAACCATCGAAGTCTGACTGAATTCTGACCTGCGTGTTGGtcagagtctttttttttcttgttctttgaTATGAACAGATTTAGTAGTTCACATAGCCTAACTGATGACACTTTACTTTGCATCCCCCTATTTAGTATTTACGCTCACTATATTAACAGCAGATGTAAGCACAGTCAACAACTATGACGTCTCCTGTGGACGCCCTTAAGTGTTgtaacagataatgaatgacaatatgaaaaaacacagttgtaatgatataaataaaatgtcttcataggagaagtaATAATTGCTGACAAATATTGCACAttaataaatgcaaatatgtcCTTTTATCTGCTTATTACTACATTATAGTGAGATAtgataatatattaaatatttgaatacTGATTATAAAAACTACATGGTAAAGtaaagtgttttcatttcattaaagtgGGAACAAttggttgattaatcaattggtcaatgacagaaaattaatttgcaatAATCATTAGACTCAGTAAAATGATAACAGTCTTTTTTAAGCTAATTtgagtatttgctgcttttatttgtgttctataatagtaaactaaatatctttgggttttggactgttggtcagacaaaatagGAAAACACTTGACGACATCACCTTGGAATGTGGGACTCTGTGACGGTCATTTCTCacaatttcctgacattttgtggaccaaataattaataaagaaaataatttgaagACTGATcgataaaataatcattttagttgcagcccttaaCTTCACACTGAATGTTATTCAGGCAGAGATCCTGTAAAGCTGCTGGTGTTCAAACAAAGCGTGTGCTGAATCTCAAGTACGTCATTGTCACCTGTAacagtcaaacagaaaacaccacCATTATTCCTGCAACAGTTCATCATGTGTGTTTGGAATAAGACTGCAGTAACACAAAGAGAGGCTGGTTCACTGTGGATTGTAATCACCAGCTCTGACACAAGTTTTTGTTGGCACAGCAGGACTGCACCTGAGTGTAAACACACATCTGCTACAGAAAATACTCGTCCAGTCACACAAGAATCATGGGATGTGTGCTGGAAAACACTTATAATCGCTTTTAGCTCGAATGAAGCATGCATCCAGTGTGCCATGAACCTATCATCATACTGCTCATCTGCTGGTTTCCAGCAGAGGAAGCTGGATTGCAGCCAGACCACTCCAGGGAAGCCACAAGTTGTGCTTGATGATTGGAGCAGAGAAAGTGCAGGGAGATAACACCGTGTGATAACCTTACAGCAGGGTGTGGAGGGGTGGAACCATGCCAacaaaaatgtctcattttctgtAATGCCAGTGCACCAGCAACGCGCAGTTATTTAGTATGAAGCGGAGACAGAATGAATGTTGCTATAATAACAGCATGTAGCCATTCCAGTCGACAGGAATCAAACGGGTTATCTACCTTAATGTCGGGCAGCCTCCGACTATCTCCCCTAAaactgtgtctgctgtgtgtttggctACAGACAGGAATGTGTCTGACTGACCGTGCTGCTGCATTCCTCCACTTCCACACAACAGTGGCAGTCAGCAAACAGCAGCTTaccaaacacactgacatttattAAACATAAAGTCATAATTATAATCATTCTACTCAGCTGCTCTGACTGCAGCACGACCCTCCACACACTCCTGCCATCTAACTTCTCGTCCAGCAGCTGGCCACTTCTGGAAACTTGCCTGTATTTCTCGGATCCTGTTGTAGCTTGCTCATAGTTTGAGGACACATGAGATCCTGTTCATTTGGGATGACTTGTCCCCGGGTAGTACAAAATCCCAACTGCTATCCCTCTTTCCGACACAGCCACACCACGCAGAGGACAGGAGAAGAACACAGCGCTGTTTCCCACAACTCCTCCGGGCCGTCAGACACTAAGTTCATGTCATCAGGAGGAGACTGAGATCCAGCAGAGTCCAGCCCGCAGCCCCGCAGCCCCGCGCAGCTCTGTAGTCTGTCTGCGGCCGCTTCAGCTGCACCGACACCGTCAAGTGAGCAGCAACCGATCCATCCCTTCACTAGACCCGCTGTGATTTTCAAACTAAAAGTATTCACAAGATCCAAACACACAACAGGAGGATAATAATGTCTCCATTTCTGGGAAAGGtcagaaatgtatgaaattaTGTTAACTGAACTCAGTGGTGGAAATCCAACCCGCCCTCCTCAGCAAACAGGATCTGGCAtcaaactgaagatctttgtggacttttcacattttgttaattacgcttaaaggacagtttcacaGTTTTCCCATCTTAatacaacagtcaggagccgaaatgaacactgaaacatgtttttcttgctgtaattattcttCTTAATCATGCTGACTATTAGaggatctcttcataatgcacttacaatgtaagtgatgggggacaaaatccatcTTCTGtacaaaatgtagtttaatatcagtttatctgaagcttatatgaagcttcagcatccaaatgagtcaaatcaagtagatatatttcaatgttacagtctttttagtgccaaagtctctctttttgttactatacctCCACCAGATTGTGTGCTCACAAGATATTAACTTGTgcaaacaacagcaacataaaTGTTGAATAAAGAAACCTCCTCTCTGCCTTACATTAAAGTGTTTAATTATCTAAGCTGAGAGAGAAGACTCATACAGCATAAACAACATCAATCGTCTGAGGAAGACACATCACATTTATACAGAGGAGTAAACAAGACACACATGAAGGGAGTCACAGCCAAAAGAATCGAGGGcctctcacactctcacttCAACAtagtgtctgctgtttgttcaCAGAGGATGGACAGTTCATTCAGGGTTTAGCTCTCAGTATGTCTTGTAATTGATTTCTTCCTTTGCTCAGACCCTTTCTATCTTCTGTTCTCAGTCAGCACTGAAACAATCTGTCACCTCCACCACCTTAACCAGGAGAGAGTTCATGATATGATTCTGATGAGTTAATCTGAGTACATAAAGATCATCAGCATATTAAATCCATGCTTCATCTTACATAAGAACTCTTTTCTCTTACTAAGGCTTGTGTGGCAGAAGACATCAGTAAAGTAGAGACACTTTAAGCCAAAACTCGTATCCATACAAACAGCAGATGAGAAGGCAGCTTCAGATACTGGACAGTATATATCAAGTGGGATGTCATAATTAGTGGCTAAAAAGATTATTAGTCTGTTGAAGTGTTTCCTCCACATGTAGTTTCAGTGAGGTCAGGGCACTTCTGTCAGAAGGGAGTGTAATACTAGGACTGGTGCACCTGTAGCAATGTCTATCAAGTACCTTGGTCAGTTTGCTGCCAATATATGTCAAACAAAGCAGTCATTCTGCTGCAAAATGAACACTTTTGCCTTTGCTATTTTAATGATAAACCTTCTCTATTTctattacatttattcatacACATACTTAAGCCACATTTTTCATGCCATTTGCATtgcttttactgaagtaaaggatctgaagacttcttccaccactgtccaTAGTCATAAGTGAGTTTTATGAGTCTCAAAGTTATGTTTCTTCTTGCACACTATTCCTCTGGTGAGAAATCAATCAGGTCAGCAGTTGCTTTAATTTTTCTTTAACAGAATTGATCTTATTTGTAATCCTAACTAGTATTAAAAGGTCTTTAAAACTTAGACTCCCAGAATAGCTAAATAAAGTATGTgcatcagtctgtctgtgtttatgtctgcTTTCATGTATCCAGAATAGGATCATTCATCTCTTGATGAATACTGTTAATTGTTGAGAttgtttttacatgtatgtttataAATGAACATGATTAAAAAGTACTAGGTATATGCGGGTGGTACGTATGATCATTGTCTAACTTGACTCAGATTGCATTTGTCTAAAGTGAACTTTGCCAGCTTTAGCTGCATACAGGCTCACCAAAAAGAAGATCTCTAaagtattcattcattaatttttcaGCTAAAATCTCTGGACATTTTGTTTCCCAGGCTGAAGttctaaaatgtgtttcaaaGCCTTTTCTGCACAGCCAGGAATACAATTCTGGGGGAGAAATTATGAATCTAtctatatattattttgttgcaGTCACCCTTCAACATAGAAAAGTCTAAAAACACTGGAGTCAGCTTTAAAAATACCCactacatgtgtgttttttaaattctccCCAAGTTCCTAAAACCTCACAAATTCAccacaaaggaaaataatgacCTCAATGTCCACATTTTTGGCTGCAGCTCTGACTGAACATGTTCACTGCTGGTTGTTCAACTTCTGATGATAGCACATGGGTAATTTTACACATTTGGTTCAGTGGATGTccatttcttcatctttttgctgctacttcttttcttcttcagcaAGCAAAGGTCCACAGGCTGACAGTACTAGTACAACTTTGCAGTGTCAGTGAAATGTTTTGGTGACTCTTTGCCATTGATGCAGCATAGGGAATGTACATTCATctcattttgtgttatttttgtgttttgggctCATGCTCTTCATTTCTGTATTATTTAATATGAGGAGTTTGCCAATATGTGTCTCTGAAGGAGATTTTGATCCAAACATCTGACTCTT contains these protein-coding regions:
- the tmem200b gene encoding transmembrane protein 200A produces the protein MKTRGVTPSSPSRRRKSRFTLRGRKKKDGVVQGKLRIRSMPGAFLVLGVVVVVVGTALAVAGYWPYRISRSSILGATGGESQSSGWSLGAKGLLSTASLIHSERMKLLGPVIMGVGLFILICANTVLYENRDRETQMLLAQMRSVICSVSAAVPSADLKEIAAANSMAKHYQWVSSLPAAHLNILCLQQLASSEPLLQTRQPSDQEDSMEGIYQQAVLQTEALHHQESEPPPSIHTNSCNSSQTDFNGQSGAEHGGSANFNPQPALLINLNNCLVSASSMSTLGVDEVDIPAAQPRRCHSMSYRTNPYIAQTAVRLEKGLHTPGQEGRTNQSAVTRREPSSQVCVNIPGQVVDAVEEQTHRSWPRLDLGSGRRYLKLENKEDSVDKLLDQLEQQCSQWDKSFGSGPFQ